One Triticum dicoccoides isolate Atlit2015 ecotype Zavitan chromosome 5B, WEW_v2.0, whole genome shotgun sequence genomic window carries:
- the LOC119308041 gene encoding pentatricopeptide repeat-containing protein At1g71460, chloroplastic-like, whose amino-acid sequence MAIAMASTSSPVAALKHPHFLDSKPLKPLKRARTRSCALADADAAAAAPRTSQAELRPDSKNAPALSAEIRRLVRAGRLRSALCLLDHLSHRGVPASPSAFTALLSACRSLAHARQIHAHLRVHGLDSNEFLLARLVEVYLAVGAAEESRQVLGGLPRASAFSWNALLHGHVRRGRREAGDGVAGGFVEMRAAGANANEYTYGCVLKSISGSARPSMVMATATHAMLVKNAFAGAPGMLMTGLMDVYFRCGKVKLAMMVFEEMPERDVVAWGAVISGFAHKGMKREALEHFRWMVENGVKVNSVVLTSIVPVIGDLRARNLGREIHGLVLKKFPDRKDVAKVHAGLVDMYCKCGDMVSGRRVFYSTKKRNAVSWTALMSGYASNGRPDQALRCIVWMQQEGIRPDLVAVGTVLPVCTKLRALSEGKEIHAYALRRWFLPNVSLCTSLITLYGACCHLEYSRRVFHAMDKKTVRAWTALVDAYLKNRDSSTAIEVFRSMLLSNRRPDAVAITRILSACSDIGALQLGKEVHGQVLKLRMEPLPLVAAELVNMYGRCGDLKAAQRVFNRTDSKGSLTCTAIIEAYAINQRHKEALDLFSWMLSNNFAPTIVTFNVVLRICGAAGLHDESLEIFDSMVQGYNLQASEENYDCIISLLTSAGRTAEAQRFADLKAALFSSRAPFLDFEQQ is encoded by the coding sequence ATGGCCATTGCCATGGCCTCGACCTCCTCCCCTGTCGCCGCCCTGAAGCACCCCCATTTTCTAGACTCCAAGCCCCTCAAGCCTCTCAAACGCGCGAGAACCCGCTCATGCGCcctcgccgacgccgacgccgccgcggCCGCCCCCCGCACGTCCCAAGCGGAGCTCCGGCCGGACTCTAAAAACGCGCCCGCGCTCTCCGCTGAGATCCGCCGTCTCGTTCGTGCAGGCCGCCTTCGCTCTGCGCTCTGCCTCCTCGACCATTTATCCCACCGCGGCGTCCCGGCGAGCCCCTCAGCCTTCACTGCTCTCCTCTCCGCatgccgctccctcgcccacgcccgTCAGATCCACGCCCACCTCCGTGTCCACGGCCTTGACTCCAATGAGTTTCTCCTAGCCAGGCTCGTCGAGGTTTATCTTGCGGTCGGTGCTGCTGAGGAGTCCCGCCAGGTGCTCGGCGGTTTGCCCAGGGCCAGTGCCTTCTCGTGGAACGCTTTGCTCCACGGGCACGTTCGCAGGGGCCGGAGAGAGGCAGGGGATGGTGTCGCTGGCGGGTTCGTGGAGATGCGTGCTGCTGGGGCTAATGCGAACGAGTACACGTACGGCTGTGTCCTCAAGTCCATCTCTGGGAGTGCCAGGCCATCCATGGTCATGGCCACCGCCACACACGCCATGCTGGTCAAGAACGCATTTGCAGGTGCGCCGGGCATGCTGATGACTGGCCTCATGGATGTCTACTTCAGGTGCGGGAAGGTGAAGCTCGCGAtgatggtgtttgaggaaatgccaGAGAGGGATGTTGTTGCATGGGGGGCAGTGATTTCTGGGTTCGCACACAAGGGGATGAAGAGGGAGGCACTGGAGCATTTCCGGTGGATGGTGGAAAACGGAGTCAAGGTGAACTCGGTGGTGCTCACCTCAATCGTGCCAGTTATTGGTGATTTACGTGCACGGAACTTAGGGAGGGAGATTCATGGGTTGGTGCTGAAGAAGTTTCCAGACCGTAAAGATGTAGCAAAGGTCCACGCAGGGCTGGTAGACATGTACTGCAAATGCGGTGATATGGTCTCTGGGAGGCGAGTGTTCTATAGCACCAAGAAGAGGAATGCTGTCTCATGGACAGCATTAATGTCTGGGTATGCATCCAATGGGAGGCCAGATCAGGCGCTGAGGTGCATAGTTTGGATGCAGCAAGAAGGAATCCGACCAGATCTCGTTGCGGTTGGTACTGTTCTCCCAGTATGCACAAAATTGCGAGCATTGAGCGAGGGGAAGGAGATCCATGCATATGCTTTGAGGAGGTGGTTCCTGCCAAATGTCTCATTATGCACTTCGCTCATCACCCTGTACGGTGCATGCTGCCATTTAGAATACTCTCGCAGGGTGTTTCATGCTATGGATAAGAAAACTGTACGAGCTTGGACTGCATTGGTTGATGCCTACCTAAAGAACAGAGACTCTTCAACTGCTATTGAAGTGTTTAGATCAATGCTGCTGTCGAACCGTCGGCCTGATGCTGTTGCCATCACCAGGATACTGAGTGCCTGCTCTGATATTGGAGCATTACAACTCGGCAAGGAAGTTCATGGTCAGGTGTTGAAGTTGCGGATGGAACCTCTCCCGTTAGTTGCCGCAGAACTTGTTAACATGTATGGCAGGTGTGGGGACCTGAAGGCAGCACAGAGGGTGTTCAATCGAACAGACTCCAAGGGATCCCTGACGTGCACTGCAATAATAGAAGCTTATGCAATCAACCAGCGGCACAAGGAGGCACTGGATCTCTTTTCATGGATGCTGTCAAATAACTTTGCCCCAACTATTGTCACCTTCAATGTGGTTCTGAGAATCTGTGGTGCAGCAGGATTGCATGATGAATCTCTTGAGATTTTCGACTCCATGGTACAAGGGTACAACCTGCAAGCATCTGAAGAGAATTATGACTGCATCATCAGCCTTCTTACTAGTGCTGGCAGGACTGCCGAAGCACAACGTTTTGCTGATTTGAAAGCTGCACTGTTTAGTTCACGTGCTCCTTTTTTGGATTTTGAACAGCAGTAA
- the LOC119308042 gene encoding probable serine/threonine-protein kinase At1g54610 has product MCLYTKLKFSVFSCLPKILARKTAKIGLDLIHLFKKASHVLMGCLCSKGAKDHADATSENREPSSKDDPKTASGTNDGSKVMPYAGEKVVVAFDARFSSCNNAELKGLSGEHVVYGWPTWLANVAPKAVEGWLPRRADSFEKLDKIGQGTYSIVYKARDLETGKIVALKKVRFVNMDPEIVRFMAREIHILRRLDHPNIIKLEGIVTSRVSRSLYLVFEYMEHDLSGLIASPGLKLTESQIKCFVRQLLHGLDHCHKNGVLHRDIKGSNLLIDSNGVLKIADFGLATSFDPDNPQPLTSRVVTLWYRPPELLLGSTEYGVAVDMWSTGCIVAELFAGKPIMPGRTEVEQIHKIFKLCGSPMDDYCKKSKVPETAMFKPQRQYRRCVAETFKDFPPSTVVLIDSLLSLEPEVRGTASSALQSDFFKTEPLACDPSSLPKLPASKEYDVRLRQEEERRQRKAALGGRGAECSKPGNENHVTSRAVNGAAESKEHAHASSKSNSVKFYPEDSVPGFRVEPRRLPTTVQVPGFGSTWNMGGYTDHPTTPGCACSSVHVANSSTSRTKASSHSHIPQFCTTEECS; this is encoded by the exons ATGTGCCTTTACACCAAGCTGAAGTTTTCAGTGTTCAGCTGCCTTCCAAAG ATATTGGCTAGAAAGACTGCAAAGATTGGTCTCGATCTGATTCACTTGTTCAAGAAGGCATCACATGTGCTTATGGGCTGCCTTTGCTCCAAAGGCGCCAAAGATCATGCTGATGCCACTTCCGAAAACAGAGAACCATCAAGTAAAGATGACCCTAAGACTGCATCAGGTACGAATGATGGCAGCAAAGTCATGccatatgctggagagaaggtggTGGTAGCTTTTGATGCTAGGTTCAGCAGTTGTAACAATGCAGAGTTGAAAGGGCTCTCAGGTGAGCATGTTGTTTATGGGTGGCCAACTTGGCTTGCAAATGTGGCGCCTAAAGCAGTAGAAGGCTGGTTGCCTCGACGAGCCGATTCATTCGAGAAATTAGACAAG ATTGGACAAGGAACTTACAGTATTGTGTATAAAGCCCGAGATCTTGAAACAGGGAAGATTGTTGCACTAAAGAAGGTGCGGTTCGTCAACATGGATCCTGAAATTGTTCGCTTTATGGCTAGAGAAATCCATATTCTTCGGAGACTGGATCATCCAAATATCATAAAGCTTGAAGGAATTGTAACATCTCGTGTGTCGCGGAGCCTGTATCTGGTTTTCGAATACATGGAACATGACCTTTCCGGTCTTATTGCAAGTCCAGGCCTCAAACTCACCGAGTCACAG ATAAAGTGCTTCGTTCGGCAGCTGCTTCATGGCCTTGATCATTGTCACAAAAATGGAGTTCTGCATCGAGACATCAAAGGATCGAACCTCTTGATTGACAGCAATGGAGTACTGAAGATTGCAGACTTTGGCCTGGCAACATCTTTCGACCCTGACAATCCACAACCACTAACTAGCCGTGTTGTGACATTGTGGTACAGACCACCAGAGCTTTTACTTGGTTCCACAGAGTATGGTGTCGCTGTGGATATGTGGAGTACAGGGTGTATTGTGGCAGAACTCTTTGCTGGCAAACCAATCATGCCAGGAAGAACCGAG GTGGAGCAAATTCACAAGATCTTTAAGCTCTGTGGGTCGCCGATGGATGACTATTGCAAGAAATCAAAGGTGCCAGAAACAGCGATGTTCAAGCCTCAGCGGCAATATAGGCGGTGTGTTGCTGAGACTTTCAAAGATTTTCCTCCTTCCACAGTAGTTCTCATAGACTCCTTGCTTTCATTAGAACCAGAAGTTCGTGGAACAGCTTCCTCAGCTCTTCAGAGTGAT TTTtttaaaacagagccacttgcttgTGACCCTTCAAGTCTACCGAAACTTCCAGCAAGCAAGGAGTATGATGTTAGACTCAggcaagaggaagagaggag GCAAAGAAAGGCAGCTCTTGGTGGACGAGGAGCTGAATGTTCCAAACCAGGAAATGAAAATCATGTAACCAGTCGTGCTGTCAATGGTGCTGCTGAATCGAAG GAACACGCGCATGCCAGTTCAAAGAGCAACAGCGTGAAGTTCTACCCCGAGGATAGCGTGCCCGGTTTCCGGGTGGAGCCACGCCGGTTGCCAACCACGGTGCAGGTTCCTGGATTTGGCTCTACATGGAACATGGGAGGTTACACAGATCATCCAACGACGCCTGGTTGTGCCTGCAGTTCTGTTCATGTCGCAAATTCCTCTACCTCGAGGACAAAGGCATCATCGCATTCACATATACCACAGTTTTGCACGACTGAGGAATGCAGTTGA